One window of the Zea mays cultivar B73 chromosome 3, Zm-B73-REFERENCE-NAM-5.0, whole genome shotgun sequence genome contains the following:
- the LOC100280172 gene encoding Clavaminate synthase-like protein At3g21360-like yields MASFFRDARLPQQRVVEGVPFPAVLVPSARAGSCAGGVDKFLAAVRCERASRLEPLVRDAGALLLRGFPATTAADFDRAVDAFGYEELPIVGSVAPRTNVVGRVFTANDSPPDQKIPFHHEMAQVPTFPSKLFFFCEVEPKSGGETPVVPSHYVYKRMKEKFPGFVEKLEKDMIVYTRVLGEGDNPSSSIGRGWQSTFLTKDKAVAEERAAKLGIKLEWTDDGVKTVMGPIPAVKWDESRGRKIWFNSIVAAYIGWKDARNDPMKAVTFGDGSPLPADVIDACGQVLEEESVAVPWQHGDILLIDNWAVLHSRRSFEPPRRILASICK; encoded by the exons ATGGCGAGCTTCTTCAGGGACGCGCGCCTCCCGCAGCAGCGCGTCGTCGAGGGCGTCCCCTTCCCGGCGGTGCTCGTCCCGAGCGCTCGTGCGGGCTCCTGCGCCGGCGGGGTCGACAAGTTCCTGGCGGCCGTGCGCTGCGAGAGAGCGTCCCGGCTGGAGCCGCTAGTGCGGGACGCGGGGGCCCTGCTGCTGCGCGGGTTCCCCGCGACGACGGCCGCCGACTTCGACCGCGCCGTCGACGCCTTCGGGTACGAGGAGCTGCCGATCGTCGGCAGCGTCGCGCCGCGGACCAACGTCGTGGGCCGGGTGTTCACCGCCAACGACTCGCCGCCCGATCAGAAGATCCCCTTCCACCACGAGATGGCTCAG GTTCCAACATTTCCGTCCAAATTGTTCTTCTTCTGCGAAGTGGAGCCAAAGAGTGGCGGAGAGACGCCGGTTGTACCGAGCCATTATGTCTACAAGAGGATGAAGGAGAAATTCCCCGGATTTGTGGAGAAACTGGAGAAGGACATGATTGTatatacaagggttttaggagagGGCGATAACCCGTCCTCGTCAATCGGTCGTGGATGGCAATCGACATTTCTCACTAAAGATAAAGCTGTTGCCGAGGAAAG GGCCGCAAAGCTCGGGATAAAGCTAGAATGGACCGacgacggcgtgaagacggtcatGGGCCCCATCCCCGCGGTGAAGTGGGACGAGAGCCGAGGGCGGAAGATCTGGTTCAACAGCATTGTCGCCGCCTACATTGGGTGGAAGGACGCCCGGAACGACCCCATGAAGGcggtgaccttcggcgacggctcACCCCTGCCCGCTGACGTCATCGACGCGTGCGGCCAGGTCCTAGAGGAGGAGTCTGTGGCCGTGCCATGGCAGCACGGCGACATCCTCCTCATCGACAACTGGGCCGTCCTGCACTCCCGGCGCTCGTTCGAGCCACCGCGTCGCATCCTCGCCTCGATCTGTAAATGA